The Thermovirga sp. genome segment CCGGAGGCGTCTTGAGGATGAAGGTGAAGCTCCTGTCGGCGTAGACCGTCAGGACCGCCGGGATGATCATCCCCGGCTGGTCGGCCGTCTTGGCGTTGAACTGCTTGCAGAACTCCATGATGTTGACGCCATGCTGGCCCAGAGCCGGCCCTACGGGCGGAGCCGGCGTCGCCTTCCCCGCGGGCAGCTGCAGTTTGATCTGTGCTATTACTTTCTTTGCCATTTGCTAATTATCCCTCCTACATGAGCCCGGAAAAACCCGGGCGATAAAAAAGACGACGGGCCTCAGATCTTTTCAAGGTCGGTGTAGTCCGCCTCCACCAGGGTGTCGCGGCCGAAGACCACGACGGAGAACTTGACCTTGCCCTTGTCCTCCAGGACCTCGGCGACGGGACCCACCTGCCCCTCAAAGGGACCGGCCTTGACCCGCACCACGTCACCCGGCTTGAGGTCTATCTCGATCTTGGGCTTGACCTGTTCCTTGCCGATCTTGCTCATGATCTCGCTGACTTCCCGCTCGGTGAGTGGTATGGGGTAACTCCCGGCCCCCACGAAACCCGTGACGCCGGGCGTGTGACGAACGACATACCAGGACTGGTCGTCGAGGATCATATCCACCAGGACATAACTGGGGAAGACCTTCCTCTTGGTGCGCTTGCTCTTGCCGTCCTTGACGGTGACCCTTTCTTCAATGGGCACGAGGACATGGAAGACTTTCTCGTCCATGCCCATCGTGGCAATGCGCTGCTGGAGGTTGGCCTTAACCCTGTTTTCGTATCCTGAATAGGTCTGGATAATGTACCAGTGTCTCTCCGTCTTGTCGATCATCACCTAAAAGGGGGCCCTACCCGGCCCCCTGTCCTCCCGAGGAAGTGTCTCTTGTCCGATTCTGAACAATCGACCAGGGTTCCCTTTACCGGATCACCCTGGAAAAAACCGCCGTAAGAAGTACGTCAACGATCCCGAGGTAGGCAGCGACCAGAAGGGACACCGCGACGACGACCAGGGTCGAATACCAGACCTGCTGGCGACTGGGCCAGGTGACCCTTTTAAGTTCCGCTCTCGCCTCGCGGATAAAACTCTTCCACTTCATAAAGAATTCGGCCTCCCGGATGCGAACGTAATGGCAGGCCCGGCAGGACTCGAACCTGCAACCCCCGGTTTTGGAGACCGGTGCTCTGCCAATTGAGCCACGGACCTGCGCGCGAAAGGTATTCTACACTACTTCGTTTCCTTGTGCAAGGTATGAGCCTTGCACCATTTGCAATACTTTTTCTTCTCCAGCTTCTTCTGCTGCTTCTTTTTGTTGACGGTGGTCACGTAGTTGCGGCGCTTGCACTCGGTGCACTGGAGCCCGATCTGGTCTGCCATGAAATGTCGAACCTCTTCTCCCTTTAAAAAGTTGGATCAGCTGCCGAGGATTTCGGTGACGACGCCGGCGCCGACGGTCCTGCCGCCCTCGCGGACCGCAAAACGAAGGCCCTGGTCCATGGCGATGGGCTGGATCAGTTTCACCTCGAAGGTCGCGTTGTCGCCAGGCATTACCATCTCTACACCCTCGGGAAGCTTGATGTCTCCCGTCACATCCGTCGTCCTGAAGTAAAACTGCGGCTTGTAGCCGCTGAAAAACGGCGTGTGACGACCGCCCTCTTCCTTCTTCAGAACGTACACCTCGGACTTGAAATGCTTGTGGGGCGTGATGCTTCCAGGTTTCGCAAGAACCTGGCCCCGCTCAACGTCTTCCTTGCCGACGCCGCGCAGCAGCA includes the following:
- the rplK gene encoding 50S ribosomal protein L11; the encoded protein is MAKKVIAQIKLQLPAGKATPAPPVGPALGQHGVNIMEFCKQFNAKTADQPGMIIPAVLTVYADRSFTFILKTPPASVLLKKAASLEKGSGEPNKVKVGKVTLDQVREIAELKKVDLNANDVEAAMEMIKGTAVSMGIEVV
- the nusG gene encoding transcription termination/antitermination factor NusG codes for the protein MDKTERHWYIIQTYSGYENRVKANLQQRIATMGMDEKVFHVLVPIEERVTVKDGKSKRTKRKVFPSYVLVDMILDDQSWYVVRHTPGVTGFVGAGSYPIPLTEREVSEIMSKIGKEQVKPKIEIDLKPGDVVRVKAGPFEGQVGPVAEVLEDKGKVKFSVVVFGRDTLVEADYTDLEKI
- the secE gene encoding preprotein translocase subunit SecE: MKWKSFIREARAELKRVTWPSRQQVWYSTLVVVAVSLLVAAYLGIVDVLLTAVFSRVIR
- the rpmG gene encoding 50S ribosomal protein L33, translated to MADQIGLQCTECKRRNYVTTVNKKKQQKKLEKKKYCKWCKAHTLHKETK
- the tuf gene encoding elongation factor Tu (EF-Tu; promotes GTP-dependent binding of aminoacyl-tRNA to the A-site of ribosomes during protein biosynthesis; when the tRNA anticodon matches the mRNA codon, GTP hydrolysis results; the inactive EF-Tu-GDP leaves the ribosome and release of GDP is promoted by elongation factor Ts; many prokaryotes have two copies of the gene encoding EF-Tu) codes for the protein IIGMQEDIKKTVATSLEMFRKILDDARAGDNVGVLLRGVGKEDVERGQVLAKPGSITPHKHFKSEVYVLKKEEGGRHTPFFSGYKPQFYFRTTDVTGDIKLPEGVEMVMPGDNATFEVKLIQPIAMDQGLRFAVREGGRTVGAGVVTEILGS